The following coding sequences lie in one Halomonas sp. 'Soap Lake #6' genomic window:
- a CDS encoding PP2C family protein-serine/threonine phosphatase, translating into MDHSKQLIAVIDEPGPERNALAEAITCDGMSVFAADSIQDLPAGTALIVAHARAVPRQQWSQLTHRLPTLVVSDSRQDADLIKAVDVGLVDYIVHPLRHAELLRRMIRKAIELHQLALERDRDRERLAELNESLETHLALLRMDQQSGGHIQRRLLPAQPKVINGVYYDYWFAPSLYLSGDFLDYQRYNEHYSIFYFADVSGHGASSAFVTVLLKYLCNRWLNEWDGLHPELLPPNWLAALNRELQDTDIGKHATLFVGVIDHEAKTLHYSLGAQLPMPLLATNDSLVCLAGEGMPVGLFPDVEYPSLSCALPAEFRLWLCSDGVLECLPGKTLDTRLKELEQLVSESITLEQLRDRLTQTNALLIQGDADDEVNQDRDALPDDLTIMMVSGFGHAD; encoded by the coding sequence ATGGATCATTCCAAGCAGTTGATCGCGGTAATCGATGAGCCGGGTCCAGAGCGCAACGCCTTGGCCGAAGCGATTACCTGCGATGGCATGTCGGTGTTTGCAGCAGACAGTATCCAGGATTTGCCTGCTGGTACGGCATTAATTGTTGCCCATGCACGTGCGGTGCCGCGTCAGCAGTGGTCTCAATTAACGCATCGTCTACCTACCTTGGTGGTGAGTGACTCCCGCCAAGATGCTGATCTGATAAAAGCGGTTGATGTAGGGCTAGTCGATTATATCGTGCACCCTCTGCGTCACGCAGAGCTGTTGCGGCGTATGATTCGTAAGGCTATTGAGCTACACCAGCTCGCTTTGGAGCGTGATCGTGACCGAGAGCGCTTGGCAGAGCTCAATGAGAGCTTGGAAACCCATCTTGCACTGCTACGTATGGACCAGCAGAGCGGCGGGCATATACAAAGACGCCTTTTGCCAGCACAGCCGAAAGTGATCAATGGTGTTTATTACGATTACTGGTTTGCTCCTTCGCTCTATTTGTCAGGCGATTTTCTTGACTACCAGCGCTATAACGAACACTACAGTATTTTCTATTTTGCCGATGTGTCAGGGCATGGTGCTTCCTCAGCGTTTGTGACGGTGCTGCTAAAATACCTTTGTAATCGGTGGCTTAACGAGTGGGATGGACTGCACCCTGAACTGTTGCCCCCCAATTGGTTGGCCGCGCTAAATAGAGAGTTACAAGATACCGATATTGGTAAACATGCCACCTTATTTGTAGGTGTTATTGACCATGAGGCAAAGACTCTGCACTATTCGCTCGGTGCGCAGCTGCCTATGCCACTGTTGGCTACGAATGATTCATTAGTGTGCTTAGCCGGTGAAGGAATGCCAGTAGGCCTTTTCCCTGATGTGGAGTATCCTTCACTCAGCTGTGCGTTACCCGCTGAGTTTCGTCTATGGCTATGCTCAGATGGTGTGTTGGAATGCTTGCCGGGTAAAACGCTCGACACGCGGCTCAAGGAACTCGAGCAATTAGTAAGCGAAAGTATCACGCTTGAGCAGTTGCGCGACCGGCTAACTCAGACGAATGCGCTCCTGATACAAGGAGATGCAGACGATGAGGTAAACCAAGACCGCGATGCTTTGCCCGATGACCTGACAATCATGATGGTGAGCGGATTTGGTCATGCTGATTGA
- a CDS encoding MlaA family lipoprotein: MLRLLAKQAPVCRVRQRMLPILLLATLGMGGCASTGSNMAEEAHPEDPWEGFNRRVFAFNDVLDRYALKPVATGYRNVTPAPVQTGVGNFFSNLGEVRTAINSLLQGKPGNAGLATSRFLINSTVGIGGLLDYATHMQITVDDEDFGQTLAVWGWEDSRYLVLPLLGPRTLRDATGLPFDIAAHPVTYMDDHQLRAGLTALDIVHIRAGLLDQEELIRGDRYRFIRDAFLQRRQFLISDGELGDDPFAMDDFEFDATDFGDDDFAD, from the coding sequence ATGCTGAGGTTGTTAGCGAAGCAAGCACCTGTCTGCCGAGTGCGACAGCGAATGCTGCCTATATTGTTGCTAGCCACGCTAGGCATGGGAGGCTGCGCCAGTACTGGTTCAAACATGGCAGAGGAAGCCCATCCGGAGGACCCATGGGAGGGCTTTAACCGCCGTGTATTTGCCTTCAACGATGTGCTAGACCGCTACGCGCTTAAACCTGTGGCCACGGGGTATCGCAATGTTACCCCTGCTCCAGTGCAAACGGGAGTGGGTAATTTTTTCTCTAACCTGGGTGAAGTGCGCACTGCCATTAATAGTCTTTTGCAGGGCAAACCTGGCAATGCTGGCTTAGCAACCTCACGCTTTTTGATCAACTCAACTGTAGGCATTGGTGGCTTACTTGATTATGCCACTCACATGCAGATTACTGTAGATGATGAGGATTTTGGTCAGACCCTGGCGGTATGGGGGTGGGAAGACTCTCGCTATCTCGTCCTACCGTTGCTAGGGCCTCGCACGCTTAGGGATGCCACTGGTCTTCCATTCGACATCGCCGCCCATCCGGTTACGTATATGGATGACCATCAACTGCGTGCGGGTTTGACAGCGCTGGATATTGTCCATATTCGAGCAGGGTTATTAGACCAGGAAGAGCTTATTCGTGGTGACCGCTACCGATTTATCCGTGATGCATTTTTGCAGCGCCGTCAGTTTTTGATCAGTGATGGCGAGCTAGGTGATGACCCTTTTGCCATGGATGATTTTGAATTTGATGCTACTGACTTTGGTGACGACGATTTCGCCGATTGA
- a CDS encoding beta-ketoacyl-ACP synthase III gives MTHVVITGTGLYTPEHAIDNEALVAAFNAWVDNQNLCNADAIARGEQQPLAHSSSEFIEKASGIKSRYVLDASGILDPERMRPKLPQRNNDEPSIQCEMATEAARQALAAAQVAPGDIELVIVACSNLERAYPAVAVEVQQALGASGYGFDMNVACSSATFALETAANAIASGSVKRALVVNPEICSAHLNFTDRDSHFIFGDACTAMVLENSTCAVAEQRYEILGTRLVTKFSNAIRNNAGFLNRITDSDPLAVDKLFVQEGRRVFREVCPMVAQLIIDHLASLELAGSDLTRMWLHQANRHMNDLIARKVLGRDPSEEQAPIILDRYANTSSAGSIIAFHLHRDAFESGDIGVICSFGAGYSAGSVVVRRQ, from the coding sequence ATCGATAATGAGGCCTTGGTCGCCGCATTTAATGCTTGGGTAGACAATCAAAACTTATGCAATGCCGATGCCATTGCGCGCGGAGAGCAGCAGCCGTTAGCCCACTCCAGCAGCGAGTTTATTGAGAAAGCCTCTGGTATTAAAAGCCGCTATGTATTGGACGCCTCAGGAATCCTTGACCCTGAGCGTATGCGGCCTAAACTACCTCAGCGCAATAACGATGAGCCGTCGATTCAGTGTGAGATGGCGACCGAGGCGGCGCGTCAAGCATTAGCGGCAGCTCAAGTGGCACCAGGCGATATCGAGCTTGTCATTGTTGCTTGCTCTAATTTAGAGCGTGCCTACCCGGCGGTAGCGGTAGAGGTACAGCAAGCGCTAGGTGCCAGTGGCTATGGATTTGATATGAACGTCGCCTGTAGCTCTGCTACGTTTGCGCTTGAAACAGCGGCGAATGCCATCGCGTCTGGTAGTGTAAAACGAGCGCTGGTGGTCAATCCTGAAATTTGTTCCGCGCATCTAAATTTTACAGACCGTGACAGCCACTTTATTTTCGGTGATGCTTGTACTGCCATGGTACTAGAAAATAGTACTTGTGCCGTTGCTGAGCAGCGCTATGAAATTCTTGGTACCCGTTTAGTGACCAAGTTTTCTAACGCCATTCGTAACAATGCTGGCTTCTTGAACCGTATTACCGACAGCGACCCACTTGCAGTCGACAAGCTGTTTGTACAAGAGGGCCGCCGGGTGTTCCGAGAAGTTTGCCCGATGGTTGCGCAGTTAATTATCGACCACTTGGCCTCGCTGGAACTGGCGGGTAGCGACTTAACGCGCATGTGGCTACATCAGGCCAATCGCCATATGAACGATCTCATTGCACGAAAGGTGCTGGGGCGGGATCCTAGCGAAGAGCAGGCTCCAATCATTCTTGATCGTTATGCAAATACTAGCTCAGCTGGTTCGATTATCGCTTTCCACCTTCACCGGGACGCGTTTGAATCTGGTGATATTGGTGTTATCTGTTCATTTGGTGCAGGCTACAGCGCCGGTAGCGTAGTTGTTCGCCGCCAGTAG